One window of the Sphaerochaeta associata genome contains the following:
- a CDS encoding O-antigen ligase family protein, protein MILFLVFFIAFANVRPAYVIIEIVFIGVFLIRAFTRNMRLEFYAYWSIAYLLVGLVSAIFSSYITVSFQMLISTIQVLVVTNLLLPYIRDNERNCDLFQIGIILAIASLGIRLIVTTPFSSLGLMRAGSSIGYNANEFGFIFAYGTTVLSYLFLENRKKIYLPIIVVFSILCLLSGSRTALAVMLISFSIQIIGHYTQQGDILKFIKGIFFLGVILILLIILITQNEVLYDILGRRVVTFFESLTGRETSEGSTLIRLSMISDALDLFVKKPLLGSGLNTFRIYSGYGTYSHNNYTELLVSIGLVGIFIYYSLFIWLLIKVIRLYKTTKEGKYICVVALVFAALIGDLGTVSYYSESLYVIWLFFVSLIDRKSINSRKMLGVSY, encoded by the coding sequence ATGATATTGTTCCTTGTTTTTTTTATTGCATTTGCGAATGTAAGGCCTGCATATGTGATTATTGAAATTGTTTTTATTGGAGTATTTCTCATACGAGCGTTTACGAGAAACATGAGGCTTGAATTTTATGCTTATTGGAGTATTGCTTATCTACTGGTTGGATTGGTTTCAGCGATATTCTCGAGTTATATTACAGTCTCTTTTCAGATGCTAATTTCAACTATTCAAGTACTTGTTGTTACAAACCTATTATTACCTTATATTCGAGACAATGAAAGAAATTGTGATTTATTTCAAATAGGGATTATCCTTGCGATTGCATCTTTAGGTATACGCTTAATTGTGACAACTCCTTTTTCTAGTTTAGGGCTCATGAGGGCAGGTTCATCAATTGGATATAATGCAAATGAATTTGGATTCATTTTCGCTTATGGGACAACTGTTCTTTCATATCTATTCCTAGAAAATAGAAAAAAAATTTACCTCCCCATTATTGTTGTATTTTCCATTTTATGCTTGTTGTCTGGGTCGAGAACTGCTTTAGCAGTGATGCTGATATCATTTTCAATTCAAATCATCGGACATTATACCCAGCAAGGTGATATATTAAAATTCATTAAGGGAATATTCTTTCTTGGAGTAATTTTAATATTACTTATTATCCTAATTACTCAAAATGAGGTGCTATACGATATTCTTGGAAGAAGAGTAGTAACATTTTTTGAATCCTTAACAGGTAGAGAAACTAGCGAAGGGAGCACACTCATCAGGTTATCGATGATAAGTGATGCATTAGATTTGTTTGTAAAAAAGCCGCTTCTAGGGTCAGGTCTGAATACTTTTAGGATATATAGTGGTTATGGAACATATTCACATAACAACTATACTGAACTTCTTGTATCTATTGGATTAGTTGGAATATTTATCTATTATTCTCTTTTCATTTGGCTTTTAATAAAAGTAATAAGGCTATATAAAACAACTAAAGAGGGAAAATATATTTGTGTAGTAGCTTTAGTTTTTGCAGCATTGATTGGAGATTTGGGTACTGTCTCATATTATAGTGAATCTTTGTATGTAATATGGCTTTTTTTTGTGTCTTTGATTGATAGAAAAAGCATTAACAGTAGGAAAATGCTAGGCGTCTCCTACTAG
- a CDS encoding ATP-grasp fold amidoligase family protein — protein MNFKTFKRIRKGIENPSLICLFLLDKRLSRVLSDKAQISLLYRFRIGRKPNLSNPITFNEKLQWLKLHDRNPQYTNLVDKYTVREHIRNTIGDKYLVPLLGVYDSVDEIDYAKLPNQFVLKPTHTSGNVIICRDKDALDIKVTNKTLKEWMKREYFWYQREWPYKNIKPRIICEELLVDDTQVDLMDYKILCFNGEPKCLFVCLDRRSPSGLKVDFYDLNWTPLPFERHYPRSGKFIEKPECFEELLELSKILSRGISFVRVDFYIVNKQIKFGELTFYPGSGLEEFTPEEYDKTLGNWLDLSKEK, from the coding sequence ATGAATTTTAAAACGTTTAAAAGAATCCGTAAAGGTATTGAGAATCCTTCATTGATTTGTTTATTCTTGTTGGATAAGAGACTGTCAAGGGTTTTGTCAGATAAGGCCCAAATATCTCTTCTTTATAGATTTCGAATAGGAAGAAAGCCCAATCTCAGTAATCCAATTACTTTCAATGAAAAACTCCAATGGCTCAAGCTACATGATCGAAACCCGCAGTATACCAATTTAGTAGATAAATATACGGTCCGTGAGCATATTAGAAATACCATCGGTGATAAATATCTAGTCCCTTTGCTTGGAGTATATGATTCAGTGGATGAGATTGATTATGCCAAATTGCCAAATCAGTTTGTATTAAAACCAACCCATACTTCGGGAAATGTTATTATTTGTAGAGACAAGGATGCTCTTGATATTAAGGTAACTAATAAAACACTGAAAGAATGGATGAAACGAGAGTATTTCTGGTATCAGAGAGAATGGCCTTATAAAAATATAAAGCCAAGAATTATTTGTGAGGAATTGCTTGTTGATGACACACAAGTAGATTTGATGGATTATAAAATACTTTGTTTTAATGGAGAGCCTAAATGTCTATTCGTCTGCTTAGATCGAAGAAGTCCAAGTGGATTGAAAGTTGATTTCTATGATTTGAATTGGACCCCTCTTCCTTTTGAGCGGCATTATCCAAGAAGTGGAAAGTTCATTGAAAAGCCAGAGTGTTTTGAAGAATTATTGGAATTGTCAAAGATTTTGTCGAGAGGAATTTCGTTTGTAAGAGTCGATTTCTATATTGTAAATAAGCAAATTAAATTTGGCGAACTGACTTTTTACCCTGGATCTGGTCTAGAAGAATTTACTCCTGAAGAATATGACAAAACTCTTGGAAATTGGCTAGATCTATCCAAAGAAAAATAG